A genomic window from Mesorhizobium sp. 131-2-1 includes:
- a CDS encoding vWA domain-containing protein, protein MRRAENLPRAAAPFLGFAMLLRHHAFAIAPEQATSFMQAVTLLGPRSMNDIREAALATLAPSPDHREEFETHFRSYFYGDANPSIEGEEDDETRIKEDRGAREEEHGPAREEKGGELSSALEQLSNRDFQRDGDGLGAFGRKLASALPARRSFRTIRTRSRGTLDLRRSLSEIVSADGDIPSPLLRRRQLVPRKLLLLIDVSGSMKLHTANYVKLAHAAVQGANRAEVFTFGTRLTRITSALRIRDRDQALARAAALVDDWDGGTRMGPTLLAFLSVPRFSAFARGAAVVILSDALERGDHSDLETAIRRLSARAFRLSLATPLAGDPRFHPATAALRAILPLLDDLVDGSSVKSLSDVILSLARPAPAAETIWKRVA, encoded by the coding sequence ATGAGGCGTGCAGAAAACCTGCCCCGCGCCGCTGCGCCGTTCCTCGGCTTTGCTATGCTACTACGCCATCACGCCTTCGCCATTGCCCCAGAGCAAGCCACCAGCTTCATGCAGGCCGTGACCCTGCTTGGCCCCCGCTCCATGAACGACATTCGCGAAGCAGCGCTCGCAACGCTTGCCCCCTCCCCCGATCACCGCGAAGAATTCGAGACGCATTTCCGCAGCTACTTCTATGGCGACGCCAATCCTTCCATCGAAGGAGAAGAGGATGACGAAACCCGGATCAAGGAGGACCGCGGCGCGCGCGAGGAAGAGCACGGACCGGCGCGAGAGGAAAAGGGCGGCGAACTCTCCTCGGCGCTTGAGCAGCTGAGCAATCGCGACTTCCAGCGTGATGGCGACGGCCTCGGCGCATTCGGCCGCAAGCTCGCCTCCGCCCTGCCCGCCCGCCGCTCCTTCCGTACGATCCGCACCCGTTCGCGCGGCACGCTCGACCTCAGGCGTTCACTGAGCGAGATCGTCAGCGCCGATGGCGACATTCCTTCGCCGCTGCTGCGCCGCCGTCAGCTCGTGCCGCGCAAGCTCTTGCTGCTCATCGATGTTTCCGGCTCGATGAAGCTGCACACCGCCAACTACGTCAAGCTGGCCCATGCCGCCGTGCAAGGCGCGAACCGCGCGGAGGTCTTCACCTTCGGCACGCGGCTGACCCGCATTACCTCGGCGCTGCGCATCCGCGACCGCGACCAGGCCCTGGCTCGGGCTGCGGCACTGGTCGACGACTGGGACGGCGGCACGCGCATGGGTCCGACGCTGCTCGCCTTCCTTTCAGTGCCGCGCTTCTCCGCCTTCGCACGCGGCGCGGCGGTCGTGATCCTGTCCGACGCACTGGAGCGCGGCGACCATTCCGACCTCGAAACCGCGATCCGCCGCCTCAGCGCCCGCGCCTTCCGGCTTTCGTTGGCGACACCGCTTGCCGGCGATCCGCGCTTTCACCCGGCGACGGCTGCGCTTCGCGCTATCCTGCCGCTGCTCGACGACCTAGTCGACGGTTCTTCGGTGAAGAGCCTCAGCGATGTCATCCTGTCGCTTGCCCGCCCCGCCCCGGCGGCCGAGACCATCTGGAAAAGGGTAGCGTGA
- a CDS encoding ABC transporter permease, whose product MSFRERLQSWRYNLVPDHVVGEILTKRWTDNAIPFLALVVTLSIFGSVIQGFFKLTSLQESTRQLGEFSLVVTGMTVVMLGGGIDLSVGSVFALSCFSAVYIFFILEQSVWLALVAALCTGLVFGAINGYLVGYLRLRAFLTTLVTFIFGRALFDILVTTYAADVQLSSATSEVLDFIGDGTFWRLSVSVWAAIILALITHIALTRSRPGWHVLAVGGSRRSAHNAGIRVRRTVFMTYVFSGFCASLGGFLIACRLSGAGPGTGLNLEIMALTAAVVGGVSLGGGRGSVVKGLMGAIIVLTMTNGLIRLGYGTGTNQMVLGIMLAVAVTIDIRWLKNRHKVLNEVYVAPVYLRMGETQSAAPGSGTPYELDNRLSEADHIGLGELEGPEDVILDRDDHLYCGTRHGEIVRFFAPDYKRSEVFAHIGGFPLGLAFDEAGNLISCVGAMGLYSVSPERAVKRLSAETSRSWTSIVDDARLRDPNDCDIAPDGRIYFTDSTKRYDAHDWALDSIENRATGRLLVYDPKDGSTRTLLDGYRYTNGVCMAHDDKSLFFAESWACRVHRYWLEGPKAGTAECVIRDMPGYPDNINRASDGNYWMAWLGMRTPSFDLSLRHPDMRKRMTRRLPQDEWLFPNINTGGVVKFNEKGGIVEALGDLSGAAHPMVTSMREHKGHLFVGGILNNRVGRYKIAGADPDWTSPASYWGARP is encoded by the coding sequence ATGTCCTTCCGTGAACGCCTCCAGTCCTGGCGCTACAATCTCGTGCCCGACCATGTGGTCGGCGAGATCCTGACCAAGCGCTGGACCGACAATGCCATTCCGTTTCTGGCGCTGGTGGTGACGCTGAGCATATTCGGCTCGGTCATCCAGGGCTTCTTCAAACTCACCTCGCTGCAGGAATCGACCCGCCAGCTCGGCGAGTTCTCGCTGGTGGTCACCGGCATGACGGTGGTGATGCTGGGCGGCGGCATCGACCTCTCGGTTGGCTCGGTGTTCGCGCTGTCCTGTTTTTCCGCCGTCTACATCTTCTTCATCCTCGAGCAGTCGGTGTGGCTGGCGCTGGTGGCGGCGCTCTGCACCGGGCTCGTGTTCGGCGCCATCAACGGCTACCTGGTCGGGTATCTCAGGCTGCGCGCCTTCCTGACCACGCTGGTCACCTTCATTTTCGGGCGGGCGCTGTTCGACATCCTCGTCACCACCTACGCCGCCGACGTGCAGCTTTCCTCGGCGACCTCCGAGGTGCTCGACTTCATCGGCGACGGCACCTTCTGGAGGCTCTCGGTTTCGGTGTGGGCGGCGATCATCCTGGCGCTCATCACCCATATCGCGCTGACGCGCTCGCGCCCCGGCTGGCACGTGCTGGCGGTTGGCGGCTCGCGCCGCTCGGCTCACAATGCCGGCATCCGCGTGCGCCGCACCGTGTTCATGACCTATGTCTTCTCCGGCTTCTGCGCCTCGCTGGGCGGCTTCCTGATCGCATGCCGGCTGAGCGGAGCTGGGCCAGGCACCGGCCTCAACCTCGAGATCATGGCGCTGACGGCGGCGGTGGTGGGCGGCGTCAGCCTCGGCGGCGGACGGGGCTCGGTGGTCAAGGGGCTGATGGGCGCAATCATCGTGCTCACCATGACCAATGGCCTGATCCGGCTCGGCTACGGCACCGGCACCAACCAGATGGTGCTGGGCATCATGCTGGCGGTCGCCGTCACAATCGACATCCGCTGGCTGAAGAACCGCCACAAGGTGCTGAACGAGGTCTATGTCGCGCCGGTTTATCTCAGGATGGGTGAGACCCAGTCGGCCGCGCCCGGTTCCGGCACGCCCTACGAGCTCGACAACAGGTTGTCGGAAGCCGATCACATCGGTTTGGGTGAGCTGGAGGGGCCGGAAGACGTCATCCTCGACCGCGACGACCATCTCTACTGCGGCACGCGGCACGGCGAGATCGTCCGCTTCTTCGCGCCCGACTACAAGCGTTCCGAGGTGTTTGCCCATATTGGCGGCTTCCCGCTGGGGCTCGCCTTCGACGAGGCAGGCAATCTGATCAGCTGCGTCGGTGCGATGGGGCTTTATTCGGTGTCGCCCGAGCGTGCGGTCAAGCGCCTGTCGGCGGAGACGTCGCGCTCGTGGACCTCGATCGTCGACGATGCCCGCCTGCGCGATCCTAATGATTGCGACATCGCGCCTGACGGCCGCATCTATTTCACCGATTCCACAAAGCGCTACGACGCGCATGACTGGGCGCTGGACTCGATCGAGAACCGCGCCACCGGCCGCCTGCTGGTATACGATCCGAAGGATGGTTCGACCAGGACGCTGCTCGATGGCTACCGTTACACAAACGGCGTCTGCATGGCGCACGACGACAAATCGCTGTTCTTCGCCGAAAGCTGGGCCTGCCGCGTGCATCGCTACTGGCTGGAAGGGCCGAAGGCCGGTACCGCCGAATGCGTCATCCGCGACATGCCGGGCTATCCGGACAACATCAATCGCGCCTCCGACGGCAATTACTGGATGGCCTGGCTCGGCATGCGCACGCCGAGCTTCGACCTCTCGCTGCGCCACCCCGACATGCGCAAGCGCATGACCCGGCGCCTGCCGCAGGACGAGTGGCTGTTCCCCAATATCAACACCGGCGGCGTGGTGAAATTCAACGAAAAGGGCGGCATCGTCGAGGCGCTGGGCGACCTTTCGGGCGCCGCGCATCCGATGGTCACCTCGATGCGCGAGCACAAGGGCCATCTCTTCGTCGGCGGCATCCTCAACAACCGCGTCGGCCGCTACAAAATAGCGGGCGCCGATCCGGACTGGACCAGCCCGGCCTCCTATTGGGGGGCAAGGCCATGA
- a CDS encoding AAA family ATPase: MTRADAIEIAASPEAVAARLAASRYLADDSLATAIFLAIRLGKPLLLEGAPGVGKTEAAKAVAELLGRELVRLQCYEGIDAAHALYEWNYQRQLLAIRHAGEHEIDIYDDRFLIARPLLQVLRAPEQRVLLVDEIDRSDHEFEALLLEFLSDFQISIPERGTIRAATQPIVILTSNRTRELAEALRRRCVYHWIGYPDAAREAEIIMLRAGGVAEATARAVANAVQSIRARPLAKPPGIAEAVEWANAATILEKGGSPWPEAFRRAIGVLIKDEEDLSSIAPELGAIVEEALV, from the coding sequence ATGACCCGCGCCGACGCCATCGAGATCGCGGCTTCGCCGGAGGCGGTGGCGGCGCGCCTTGCCGCCTCGCGCTATCTGGCGGACGACAGCCTTGCGACCGCGATCTTCCTGGCGATCCGGCTGGGCAAGCCGCTGCTGCTCGAAGGTGCGCCGGGTGTCGGCAAGACGGAAGCCGCGAAGGCGGTGGCCGAACTGCTCGGCCGCGAGCTGGTGCGCCTGCAATGCTATGAAGGCATCGACGCCGCGCATGCGCTCTACGAGTGGAACTACCAGCGCCAGCTGCTTGCCATCCGCCATGCCGGCGAACACGAGATCGACATCTATGACGACCGCTTCCTGATCGCGCGGCCGCTGCTGCAGGTGCTGCGCGCGCCGGAACAGCGCGTGCTCTTGGTCGACGAGATCGATCGCTCGGACCACGAGTTCGAGGCGCTGCTGCTGGAATTCCTCTCCGACTTCCAGATCAGCATCCCCGAGCGCGGCACCATTCGCGCGGCGACGCAGCCGATCGTCATCCTGACTTCCAACCGCACCCGCGAACTGGCCGAGGCGCTGCGCCGGCGCTGCGTCTATCACTGGATCGGCTATCCCGATGCCGCGCGCGAAGCCGAGATCATCATGCTGCGGGCGGGCGGTGTTGCCGAAGCCACCGCGCGCGCAGTGGCGAATGCCGTGCAGTCGATCCGCGCCCGGCCGCTGGCGAAGCCGCCGGGTATCGCCGAAGCCGTCGAATGGGCGAATGCCGCGACCATCCTCGAAAAAGGCGGCAGCCCATGGCCGGAAGCCTTCCGTCGCGCCATCGGCGTGCTGATCAAGGATGAGGAGGACCTGTCCTCGATCGCGCCGGAGCTGGGGGCGATCGTCGAGGAGGCTTTGGTGTGA
- a CDS encoding sugar ABC transporter ATP-binding protein, translating into MDPIVRLENVTKTYRGVPAVKNVSFDLRKGEIHALLGENGAGKSTLTKIIAGVVDATSGRMFHKGVETAYASPHAALDAGIAMVFQETSLVPSMTVAQNLYLGTEKFLNRLRGTYISAQQFLQSLNFPVDPNAMVATLGAAKRQMVEIARAVHHNAEIIIFDEPTASLTPEEKRHFFALIRRLKANGVSIVFISHALEEALMIADRITILRDGELVITDDTAAFDRDKIVAAMVGRTLSGQIYRQRDEARLRKAGRKVLSVQDISMSNVVRNNSFSIFEGQITGVFGLIGSGRTETFKIVSGIYKRDFLRGGAIELDDRPVRYLVPAQAVADGIVYVTEDRKSEGIFETMGIAENLFGGLLAAGRETAWVINQQEMRALSAEWTKTLNIKAINHNARVVELSGGNQQKVVIGKGLVQRPRIVILDEPTRGVDVGAIAEIHQIINRLADEGLAVVVISSYLPEIMNLSDRILVCRQGRIVEEFSPAEATEEKIMYAAVH; encoded by the coding sequence ATGGACCCGATCGTTCGGCTCGAGAACGTCACCAAGACCTACCGCGGCGTGCCCGCGGTCAAGAACGTCAGCTTCGATCTCAGGAAGGGCGAAATTCATGCGCTACTCGGCGAGAACGGCGCCGGCAAGTCGACGCTGACCAAGATCATCGCTGGCGTCGTCGACGCCACCTCCGGCAGGATGTTCCACAAGGGCGTCGAGACGGCCTATGCCTCGCCGCATGCAGCACTCGACGCCGGCATCGCCATGGTGTTCCAGGAGACCAGCCTGGTGCCGTCGATGACGGTGGCGCAGAACCTCTATCTCGGCACCGAGAAATTCCTCAACCGGCTGCGCGGCACCTACATTTCGGCACAGCAGTTCCTGCAGTCGCTGAATTTTCCTGTCGATCCCAACGCCATGGTGGCGACGCTGGGCGCGGCCAAGCGGCAGATGGTCGAGATCGCGCGTGCCGTCCACCACAACGCCGAGATCATCATCTTCGACGAGCCGACGGCGTCGCTGACGCCGGAAGAGAAGCGCCACTTCTTCGCGCTGATCCGGCGGCTCAAGGCGAACGGCGTCTCGATCGTCTTCATCAGCCATGCGCTGGAAGAGGCGCTGATGATCGCCGACCGCATCACCATCCTGCGCGACGGCGAGCTGGTGATCACCGACGACACCGCGGCTTTCGACCGCGACAAGATCGTCGCCGCCATGGTCGGGCGAACCCTGTCGGGGCAGATCTACCGTCAGCGCGACGAGGCGAGGCTGCGCAAGGCCGGCAGGAAGGTGCTGTCGGTGCAGGACATCTCGATGAGCAATGTCGTGCGCAACAATTCCTTCTCGATCTTCGAGGGCCAGATCACCGGCGTGTTCGGCCTCATCGGCTCCGGTCGCACCGAGACGTTCAAGATCGTGTCCGGCATCTACAAGCGCGATTTCCTGCGCGGCGGCGCCATCGAGCTCGACGACCGGCCGGTGCGCTATCTGGTGCCGGCGCAAGCGGTGGCCGACGGCATCGTCTATGTCACCGAAGACCGCAAGAGCGAAGGCATCTTCGAGACGATGGGAATTGCCGAGAACCTGTTTGGCGGGCTTTTGGCGGCGGGCCGCGAGACGGCCTGGGTGATCAACCAGCAGGAGATGCGAGCGCTCTCGGCCGAATGGACGAAGACGTTGAACATCAAGGCGATCAACCACAATGCGCGCGTGGTCGAGCTCTCCGGCGGCAACCAGCAGAAAGTGGTGATAGGCAAGGGGCTGGTGCAGCGGCCGCGCATCGTCATCCTCGACGAGCCGACGCGCGGCGTCGATGTCGGCGCCATCGCCGAGATCCACCAGATCATCAACCGGCTGGCCGACGAGGGGCTCGCCGTCGTCGTCATCTCCTCCTATCTGCCCGAGATCATGAACCTTTCGGATCGCATCCTGGTCTGCCGGCAGGGCCGCATCGTGGAGGAGTTCTCGCCGGCGGAGGCGACGGAGGAGAAGATCATGTACGCGGCCGTGCACTAG
- a CDS encoding carboxymuconolactone decarboxylase family protein — MTTTRLLSDAEVEKIPAVKAVFDDIRATRKSDFVNNFWRGLANDPVSLKRVWEQLKVVMVSDGAIDPLTKEMIYIAVSTANGCSYCVHSHTAAARAKGMTDAQHSELVSIIGLAGQTNHLVTAMQVPLDPQFEVK; from the coding sequence ATGACCACCACGAGACTCCTGAGCGACGCCGAGGTCGAAAAAATTCCGGCGGTCAAGGCCGTGTTCGACGACATCCGCGCGACGCGTAAATCCGACTTCGTCAACAATTTCTGGCGCGGGCTGGCCAACGATCCTGTGTCGCTGAAGCGGGTGTGGGAGCAGCTCAAGGTGGTGATGGTGTCCGACGGCGCCATCGATCCGCTGACCAAGGAGATGATCTACATCGCGGTCTCGACCGCCAATGGCTGCTCCTACTGCGTTCACTCGCATACCGCCGCGGCACGCGCCAAAGGCATGACAGACGCGCAGCACAGCGAGTTGGTGTCGATCATCGGACTGGCAGGCCAGACCAACCATCTGGTCACTGCGATGCAGGTCCCGCTCGATCCGCAGTTCGAGGTGAAGTGA
- a CDS encoding amidohydrolase family protein gives MQKAIDAHFHIWRQKDQPWLVGPMVPRIFGPYEPIRRDYPIGEFLDDQKGAGVEKAVYVQTNWAKEDFEKEVAFLQKTADETSWPHAIVGYADMTVDDVRPQIDRLIKYKLLRGVRMQLHWHETPAFRFAASADQVIDPKVRSNVARLKDYGLCFDLQLFPAQMKDGLTLVGENPETNFVLTHAGMLTGMEPETTEAWKAGLRTLSAAPNFYAKLSGLGTFVHRNDPALVAYIVDNAIDILGSDHLMFGSNFPIEKLWTSHAELIKAHRAAVAKHGAAAEADIFWNTAERVYRPE, from the coding sequence ATGCAGAAGGCGATCGACGCGCATTTCCACATCTGGCGCCAGAAGGACCAGCCATGGCTTGTCGGACCGATGGTTCCGCGCATCTTCGGCCCGTACGAGCCGATCCGCCGCGACTACCCGATCGGGGAATTCCTCGATGACCAGAAAGGCGCCGGCGTCGAGAAGGCCGTCTACGTCCAGACCAACTGGGCAAAGGAGGATTTCGAGAAGGAAGTCGCCTTCCTGCAGAAGACCGCTGACGAAACCAGCTGGCCGCACGCCATCGTCGGCTATGCCGATATGACGGTGGACGATGTCCGGCCGCAGATCGACCGGCTGATAAAATACAAACTGCTGCGCGGCGTGCGCATGCAGTTGCACTGGCACGAGACGCCGGCGTTCCGCTTCGCTGCTTCAGCCGACCAGGTGATCGACCCCAAGGTGCGCTCCAATGTGGCGCGGCTCAAGGATTATGGGCTCTGCTTCGACCTGCAGCTTTTCCCGGCGCAGATGAAGGACGGGCTGACGCTGGTCGGCGAAAACCCCGAGACCAATTTTGTCCTGACCCACGCCGGCATGCTGACCGGGATGGAGCCGGAAACCACCGAGGCCTGGAAGGCCGGCTTGCGCACGCTCTCGGCCGCGCCCAATTTCTACGCCAAGCTTTCGGGCCTGGGCACCTTCGTCCACCGCAACGATCCGGCGCTGGTCGCTTACATCGTCGACAATGCAATCGACATCCTCGGCAGCGACCATCTGATGTTCGGCTCGAACTTCCCGATCGAGAAGCTCTGGACCAGCCATGCCGAGCTGATCAAGGCGCACCGCGCGGCGGTGGCCAAGCACGGCGCGGCGGCGGAGGCGGATATCTTCTGGAACACGGCAGAAAGGGTTTATCGGCCCGAGTAG